Sequence from the Maribacter algicola genome:
TACGTACCGGTACATTGAATAAAGGAATGTTCAGCCCCAATGACTTTACGGATCAATTGTTTATTGAAGTGTACGACAATTGGGAATTAGTGAAAAATGAATATGACCTTCGCCCTTTTCTTTTTAAAAAAGTGGATGACCTGTTGGACGATCGTTTGACCGAAGAGGAATTCGATCACATGTTTTTCGAGAACATCGATACCTATTCCAAACAGGAATGGGATTCCATGGAAGAGGAGTATAGCACGGATGGCGATGGGGATTTGGTGCTTTTGGAAGAATTGGACGATCGTTCGCTAACCAAGGACGATTATATTTTAAAGCATGTCTTCATAACCGAAGAGGAAAAGGAGCTTGCTGAAAAACTGGATGAAAGTCTGGAGCAAGAACGTGTGGAAAGACACGTACATATGGTTTTGAACAAAATGTCCATGCCTATGAGGACTGTATTTCAACTATATGCGGATCAAGGTTTTACTACCGCTGAAATTGCACATATTAGGGAGGTTACCTTAGATGAAGTGGAAACACTTTTGTCGAGAGCAAGGAAATTATTAAAAGATAGTTTTGTTAAACGCTTTTTAATAGACAGCAATTAACTCAATTACATTTTTATGGTGCCTAGGCCACGTTTACCCCAAAAAAGTGACCTACCAAGGCCGTAAGCCCCATGGCCACGGTACCCCAAAAGGTAATCCGGCCTACCGCTTTTAGGATGCTAGACCCCCCTGCCTTGGCAGCCATGGCTCCTAGAATGACCAGAAAAAATATGGCAAATCCATATAAGTAATATTCCATTCCTTTCAGGGGCAAAAAAAGTGTCACCAAAAAGGGCAAAACTCCGCCTATGGTAAATGCGGCACCAGATGCCAAGGCCGCTTGTAGGGGATTTGCAGCACTTATTTCATTGATTCCCAATTCGTCCCGTACATGGGCACCCAAAGCATCATGGGCAGTTAGTTCCTTGGCTACGGTCAATGCGGTTTCTTTCTTTAAACCCCGATCTTCGTATATTTGGGCCAAGCGTTTTAACTCTAATTCCGGGGTTTCGATTAGTTCCTCCTGCTCCCTTTCTATATCGGCCTTTTCTACATCTGTTTGAGAACTTACGGAGACATATTCACCAGCTGCCATTGACAAGGACCCTGCGACAAGTCCGGCCAAAGTGGCCAAAATGACCGGTTCCCTAATATCACTGGCTGCCGCAACACCAATGGCGATACTCGCGGTGGAAAGTATGCCGTCATTGGCTCCCAAGACCGCTGCCCGCAACCAATTACTTCGGTGAATGTAATGGTTGTCCAAATAGTCGTCCAGTTCGTTGTTCTCTGCCATACATTTCAGTTTTGGATAATGGGTCTTTAAGTTAGCTCTTTCCTGTTAAATGTATGAAATTAATGGGTTT
This genomic interval carries:
- a CDS encoding RNA polymerase sigma factor; this translates as MNGTKENTANMGTVVWVVQETYNNLVNLRNQENREAFNKELLRLMPPVQNYVAKRLKTAIRTGTLNKGMFSPNDFTDQLFIEVYDNWELVKNEYDLRPFLFKKVDDLLDDRLTEEEFDHMFFENIDTYSKQEWDSMEEEYSTDGDGDLVLLEELDDRSLTKDDYILKHVFITEEEKELAEKLDESLEQERVERHVHMVLNKMSMPMRTVFQLYADQGFTTAEIAHIREVTLDEVETLLSRARKLLKDSFVKRFLIDSN
- a CDS encoding VIT1/CCC1 transporter family protein, which produces MAENNELDDYLDNHYIHRSNWLRAAVLGANDGILSTASIAIGVAAASDIREPVILATLAGLVAGSLSMAAGEYVSVSSQTDVEKADIEREQEELIETPELELKRLAQIYEDRGLKKETALTVAKELTAHDALGAHVRDELGINEISAANPLQAALASGAAFTIGGVLPFLVTLFLPLKGMEYYLYGFAIFFLVILGAMAAKAGGSSILKAVGRITFWGTVAMGLTALVGHFFGVNVA